A genomic segment from Ruegeria sp. TM1040 encodes:
- a CDS encoding ATP-binding protein has translation MNMQNQTVMAPPPPKGLAEMRLPLVMMRDILLKTMFRKNLDMVTDLAGAICLPTSVTQELVDLARGQKLLEATGTLNANSGNEMGYQLTDAGKARALDALSQSEYFGAMPVPLDVYREQVKRQSIRNIMVTRQQLTSAMGHLILPDSLLDHLGPAVSAGRSILMYGPPGNGKSSISNGIRDALGDRVYVPRAIEYAGQVITVYDPIVHTEVAAEPVDPNALRKRRRFDERYVCCERPTVVTGGELSLSMLDLVYNPTARTYQAPLQLKSTGGIFIVDDLGRQAESPQALVNRWIVPLEESKDILALQSGEKFEVPFDTLVIFSTNFHPNEIFDQAALRRIFFKIKIDGPDQENFLKIFAMVARKKGMPLDEAALVHLLKTKYPTIDNVYANYQPVFLIDQMISICEFEGIPYQMSPELIDRAWANMFVRDEVIVK, from the coding sequence ATGAACATGCAGAACCAGACGGTCATGGCTCCCCCGCCCCCCAAGGGGCTGGCAGAAATGCGTCTGCCACTGGTGATGATGCGGGACATCCTGCTGAAGACGATGTTTCGAAAGAACCTCGACATGGTGACCGATCTGGCCGGCGCGATCTGCCTGCCGACGTCTGTCACCCAAGAGCTTGTCGACCTCGCGCGTGGCCAGAAGCTCCTTGAGGCCACAGGGACCCTCAATGCCAATTCCGGCAATGAGATGGGCTATCAGCTGACCGACGCGGGCAAGGCCCGCGCGCTCGATGCGCTGTCGCAGTCGGAATATTTTGGCGCAATGCCGGTGCCGCTTGACGTGTACCGCGAACAGGTAAAGCGCCAGTCGATCCGCAATATCATGGTGACGCGCCAGCAGCTTACTTCGGCCATGGGCCACCTGATCCTGCCCGACAGCCTCCTGGACCACCTCGGCCCCGCCGTAAGCGCAGGCCGGTCGATCCTGATGTATGGTCCACCCGGCAACGGGAAATCCTCTATTTCCAATGGCATCCGGGACGCGCTTGGTGACCGGGTCTATGTGCCCCGCGCGATTGAATACGCCGGCCAGGTCATCACGGTGTACGATCCGATCGTCCACACCGAGGTCGCAGCAGAGCCCGTGGACCCCAATGCCCTGCGCAAGCGGCGCCGTTTTGACGAACGCTATGTCTGCTGCGAGCGCCCCACAGTGGTCACAGGCGGCGAGCTATCGTTGTCGATGCTGGATCTCGTCTACAACCCCACCGCGCGCACCTATCAGGCCCCGTTGCAACTCAAGTCGACCGGCGGCATTTTCATCGTCGACGACCTTGGACGCCAGGCCGAGAGCCCGCAGGCCCTGGTCAACCGCTGGATCGTCCCTCTGGAGGAAAGCAAAGATATCCTCGCGCTGCAATCGGGTGAAAAATTCGAAGTCCCCTTTGACACGCTGGTGATCTTCTCCACCAACTTCCACCCCAATGAGATCTTCGATCAGGCGGCCCTGCGCCGCATCTTCTTCAAGATCAAAATCGACGGGCCGGATCAGGAAAACTTCCTCAAGATCTTTGCCATGGTGGCGCGCAAGAAAGGCATGCCCCTCGATGAGGCCGCGCTGGTGCATCTTCTGAAGACGAAATACCCCACCATCGACAATGTCTACGCAAACTATCAGCCGGTGTTCCTGATCGACCAGATGATCTCCATCTGCGAGTTCGAAGGCATCCCCTATCAGATGTCGCCAGAACTGATCGACCGCGCTTGGGCAAACATGTTTGTCAGAGACGAAGTCATCGTCAAATAG
- a CDS encoding tetratricopeptide repeat protein encodes MQFRNGRTHLFRLVSPTAAISALALMAACVSGQGQPLKPVSPNGVWAPGVDQRGESVRALEVGHRLLAADQYELAIEAFNRAALEEGLTAEVLSGLGSANLGLGRLGQAETLLRQAVDKEPQWPEALNNLGTVLLEKGEYAEAEQILRRAYALDNGQSDAIRDNLRLALENLDNTGHTAPTGDQDKLVRKGGGVFLIETTP; translated from the coding sequence ATGCAGTTTCGAAACGGGCGCACCCACCTTTTCCGCCTTGTTTCACCCACAGCCGCCATCAGTGCCCTTGCACTGATGGCGGCATGTGTTTCGGGACAGGGACAGCCCCTCAAGCCGGTGTCGCCAAATGGTGTCTGGGCCCCCGGCGTCGATCAGCGCGGCGAAAGCGTTCGGGCGCTGGAGGTCGGGCACAGGTTGCTGGCCGCGGATCAGTACGAACTGGCGATCGAGGCCTTCAACCGTGCCGCCCTCGAAGAGGGGCTCACAGCCGAAGTGCTGTCGGGTCTTGGCTCGGCCAACCTCGGGCTGGGACGGCTCGGACAGGCGGAAACGCTTTTGCGTCAAGCCGTTGACAAGGAACCCCAGTGGCCCGAAGCGCTCAACAACCTCGGCACCGTGCTCCTCGAGAAGGGGGAATATGCGGAGGCCGAACAGATCCTGCGCCGCGCCTATGCGCTCGACAATGGCCAAAGTGACGCAATCCGCGATAATTTGCGCCTCGCTCTCGAAAATCTTGACAACACAGGGCATACTGCCCCCACAGGCGATCAAGATAAACTGGTGCGAAAAGGCGGGGGCGTGTTCCTCATCGAAACGACACCGTAG
- a CDS encoding type II secretion system F family protein translates to MEFGIEPLIYGLIFIGVLVLVEGIYLVAFGKSISLNSRVNRRLEMLEKGGNREQVLEQLRKEMQQHLKSQSIPLYSLLAEKAQKAAIAFTPIQLILVMCGLTGVAFIGLSVGTQAALPVRVLGSVIIGVGAVFFWVNSKAKKRMAKIEEQLPDGVELMVRSLRVGHPFSSAVQIVAKEVEDPLATEFGIIADECAYGRDVGEALKEMAERLDMQDLRFLAVAVTIQQQSGGNLAEVLAGLAKVIRARFRLFRRVKAITAEAQWSGKFLSGFPLFVLAGTLVSDPHYYDNVIDHPWFMPACFIVGGMLTANIFVMRKLTNIQV, encoded by the coding sequence ATGGAATTCGGGATTGAACCGCTTATCTACGGGCTGATCTTCATCGGCGTCCTGGTGCTGGTCGAAGGCATCTATCTGGTTGCCTTTGGCAAATCCATCAGCCTCAACAGCCGGGTGAACCGTCGCCTCGAGATGCTGGAAAAGGGCGGCAACCGGGAACAGGTGCTTGAGCAACTCCGCAAGGAGATGCAGCAGCACCTCAAATCTCAGTCTATCCCACTCTATTCCCTGCTGGCCGAGAAGGCGCAGAAGGCGGCCATCGCCTTTACACCGATCCAGTTGATCCTCGTCATGTGCGGTCTCACCGGCGTGGCCTTCATCGGGCTCAGCGTCGGCACACAAGCCGCGCTTCCTGTGCGCGTTCTTGGCTCGGTCATTATCGGTGTCGGGGCCGTATTCTTCTGGGTAAATTCCAAAGCCAAGAAACGCATGGCCAAAATCGAAGAGCAGCTCCCCGATGGGGTCGAGCTGATGGTGCGCTCGCTAAGGGTCGGTCATCCGTTTTCCTCGGCAGTGCAGATCGTGGCCAAAGAGGTCGAAGACCCGCTGGCCACCGAATTTGGAATCATCGCCGATGAATGCGCCTATGGCCGTGACGTGGGCGAAGCGCTGAAGGAAATGGCCGAACGTCTGGACATGCAGGATCTGCGCTTCCTCGCGGTCGCCGTGACGATCCAACAGCAATCGGGCGGCAACCTCGCCGAAGTGCTTGCAGGGCTTGCCAAAGTGATCCGCGCCCGTTTTCGACTGTTTCGCCGCGTAAAGGCGATCACGGCCGAGGCGCAGTGGTCGGGCAAATTCCTCTCTGGCTTTCCGCTCTTCGTGCTTGCTGGCACGCTGGTTTCAGACCCGCATTACTATGACAACGTGATCGACCACCCGTGGTTCATGCCCGCCTGTTTCATCGTGGGCGGCATGCTGACGGCAAATATCTTCGTGATGCGCAAGCTGACGAACATCCAGGTCTGA
- a CDS encoding tetratricopeptide repeat protein — MRHMGLLAAGLIGALSLTACSKEIDKEAVDRALQDVNVVDESNLNSVVLNSADPNEAVSYFQRSVKQSPDRIDLNRGLASSLIRAKRYTEAAAAWQRVVDLPEAQSADSVELADALIRNNEWDKARQVLDTVPPTHETFKRYRLEAMVADSEQNWKASDSFYETAVGLTTKPAGVFNNWGYSKLTRGDFSGAERLFGEALRQDPSLFTAKNNLVLARGAQRNYSLPVIAMTQTERAQLLHTMALSAVKQGDVSTGEGLLREAIETHPQHFDAAARALEALENG, encoded by the coding sequence ATGCGCCACATGGGTCTATTGGCCGCAGGGCTGATTGGGGCGCTGTCCCTGACAGCGTGCAGCAAGGAAATTGATAAAGAAGCCGTCGACCGCGCGCTTCAGGACGTCAATGTCGTTGATGAAAGCAACCTCAACAGTGTCGTGCTCAACAGTGCCGACCCCAATGAGGCCGTCTCGTACTTTCAGCGCAGTGTGAAACAGTCACCGGATCGGATTGATCTGAACCGTGGACTGGCAAGCTCGCTTATTCGGGCCAAGCGCTATACCGAAGCAGCTGCCGCATGGCAGCGCGTGGTCGATCTGCCCGAGGCCCAAAGCGCCGACAGCGTCGAGCTCGCCGATGCCCTCATCCGCAACAACGAGTGGGATAAGGCGCGTCAGGTGCTTGATACCGTGCCGCCCACCCATGAGACCTTCAAACGCTACCGCCTCGAGGCCATGGTCGCGGATTCGGAACAAAACTGGAAGGCCTCTGACAGCTTTTACGAGACAGCCGTGGGCCTGACGACGAAACCGGCAGGCGTGTTCAACAACTGGGGCTATTCCAAGCTCACCCGCGGAGACTTCAGCGGGGCCGAGCGTCTCTTTGGCGAGGCGCTGCGTCAGGACCCAAGCCTCTTCACCGCCAAGAACAACCTCGTTCTGGCCCGCGGCGCGCAACGCAACTACAGCCTGCCCGTGATCGCAATGACCCAGACCGAGCGTGCGCAGCTCTTGCATACGATGGCGCTCTCTGCGGTGAAACAGGGCGATGTCAGCACGGGTGAAGGCCTCCTGCGGGAAGCCATCGAGACCCACCCGCAGCATTTTGATGCTGCCGCCCGCGCGCTGGAAGCGCTCGAAAACGGCTGA
- a CDS encoding type II secretion system F family protein, translating to MDPLTLVQDLLIQHLGEFGPLMAVGFLGLLLVVVAAFLLFNQPEDPLKKLQRNLSADQNAKPQNERLRQASRNEQLQKFANFLEPQDAEELSAMQLKLRQAGYQSKDAVRLFHFLQFALGLAGLGFGLFLVYVLNADVEYTTNQLAMRVLGPGAAAYYLPRYWITRRIEERKQAITRAFPDALDMMLVCVEAGQSLDQSIVRVGKELQASYPELAEEFEIVAHEMKAGKEKDKVLRDMATRCGVQDVASFVTVMIQSAAFGTSIADALRVYAGEMRDKRVMRAEEAANKLPTKMTLATMGLTVPPLLAILIAPSVQGLGNIGK from the coding sequence ATGGACCCGTTGACCCTTGTTCAAGATCTCCTGATCCAGCACCTAGGTGAGTTTGGCCCGCTGATGGCGGTTGGATTTCTCGGGCTGCTCTTGGTGGTTGTCGCCGCTTTCTTGCTGTTTAACCAGCCCGAAGACCCGCTGAAGAAATTGCAGCGCAACCTCTCCGCCGACCAGAACGCCAAACCCCAGAATGAGCGTCTGCGCCAGGCCAGCCGCAACGAGCAGCTTCAAAAGTTTGCCAACTTCCTCGAGCCCCAGGACGCCGAGGAACTCTCTGCAATGCAGTTGAAACTGCGGCAGGCGGGATACCAGTCCAAGGATGCGGTGCGGCTCTTTCACTTCCTGCAGTTTGCACTTGGCTTGGCGGGTTTGGGCTTTGGCCTGTTTCTCGTTTACGTCCTCAATGCCGACGTTGAATATACGACCAACCAGCTTGCGATGCGTGTCCTCGGTCCTGGTGCTGCGGCCTACTACCTGCCCCGCTACTGGATCACGCGCCGCATCGAGGAGCGCAAGCAAGCGATCACCCGCGCCTTCCCGGACGCGCTTGATATGATGCTGGTCTGCGTCGAAGCCGGACAGTCTCTGGATCAATCCATTGTACGTGTCGGCAAGGAACTGCAGGCCTCCTACCCCGAGCTTGCAGAAGAATTCGAGATCGTCGCCCATGAAATGAAAGCCGGTAAGGAAAAGGACAAGGTTCTGCGCGACATGGCCACACGCTGCGGCGTGCAGGATGTCGCCTCCTTTGTGACGGTGATGATCCAATCGGCTGCCTTCGGTACCTCGATCGCCGATGCGCTCCGGGTTTATGCCGGGGAAATGCGGGACAAACGCGTGATGCGCGCCGAGGAAGCCGCAAACAAGTTGCCAACCAAAATGACCCTTGCCACAATGGGGCTGACAGTTCCGCCCTTGCTGGCGATCCTGATTGCTCCTTCTGTTCAGGGGCTGGGAAACATAGGAAAATAG
- a CDS encoding MOSC domain-containing protein: protein MPVLRETQFSAEITWLGMVPADTGIQAQPRTELDLLFSGVAGERHEGAQRPSCVRVKNLYVPGTEIRNTRQLTILSEEELALIAAEMGLEALDPRYLGATVVLRGIPDLTHLPPASRLQGKNGVTITVDIENRPCILPGREIEKDHTGFGPKFKTAAENRRGVTAWVERPGRLALGDQMRLFVPDQPAWAAER, encoded by the coding sequence ATGCCGGTATTACGCGAAACCCAATTCAGCGCAGAGATCACTTGGTTGGGGATGGTTCCCGCCGATACAGGTATTCAGGCGCAGCCCCGCACTGAGTTGGATCTGCTGTTCAGTGGCGTCGCAGGCGAGCGGCACGAAGGGGCCCAGCGTCCCTCCTGTGTGCGGGTCAAGAACCTCTATGTCCCCGGCACCGAGATCCGCAATACGCGCCAACTGACGATTCTCTCCGAAGAGGAACTCGCGCTGATCGCGGCAGAGATGGGGCTTGAGGCGCTTGACCCGCGGTATCTCGGCGCAACAGTCGTGCTGCGCGGTATTCCCGACCTGACCCACCTGCCGCCTGCGTCGCGCCTGCAGGGCAAAAATGGGGTCACGATCACCGTCGACATCGAGAATCGTCCCTGCATCCTGCCCGGTCGCGAGATCGAGAAAGACCACACAGGCTTTGGCCCGAAATTTAAAACCGCCGCCGAAAATCGCCGCGGCGTGACCGCTTGGGTCGAACGCCCCGGTCGGCTCGCTCTTGGTGATCAGATGCGTCTTTTTGTGCCCGACCAGCCCGCTTGGGCGGCAGAGCGCTAA
- a CDS encoding formate--tetrahydrofolate ligase, whose translation MSYKSDIEIARAANKLPIQEIGAKLGMKNDDLLPYGHDKAKVSQEFINSVQGNEDGKLVLVTAINPTPAGEGKTTTTVGLGDGLNRIGKNAMICIREASLGPNFGMKGGAAGGGMAQVVPMEEMNLHFTGDFHAITSAHSLLSAMIDNHIYWGNEQEIDIRRVAWRRVVDMNDRALRQITASLGGVSNGFPRETGFDITVASEVMAILCLANDLKDLEKRLGDIIVAYRRDKTPVYCRDIKAEGAMTVLLKDAMQPNLVQTLENNPAFVHGGPFANIAHGCNSVIATKTALKVADYVVTEAGFGADLGAEKFMNIKCRKAGIAPSAVVVVATVRAMKMNGGVAKADLGAENVEAVKNGCANLGRHIENVKSFGVPAVVAINHFVTDTDAEINAVKEYVASHGVEAILSRHWELGSEGSAPLAEKVVELVEGGGANFGPLYPDEMPLFEKIETIAKRIYRADEVLADAKIRNQLKEWEEAGYGHLPVCMAKTQYSFSTDPNLRGAPTGHSVPVREVRLSAGAGFIVVVCGEIMTMPGLPRTPAAESICLNEEGLIEGLF comes from the coding sequence ATGAGCTATAAGAGTGACATTGAGATCGCCCGCGCGGCGAACAAGCTCCCGATCCAGGAGATCGGCGCCAAACTGGGCATGAAAAACGACGACCTGCTGCCCTATGGCCACGACAAGGCGAAGGTGAGCCAAGAGTTCATCAACTCCGTGCAGGGCAATGAAGACGGCAAGCTGGTGCTGGTGACCGCGATCAACCCGACCCCGGCGGGTGAGGGCAAGACCACCACCACCGTTGGTCTGGGCGATGGTCTGAACCGTATCGGCAAAAATGCGATGATCTGTATCCGCGAAGCGTCCCTCGGGCCGAACTTCGGCATGAAGGGTGGCGCCGCCGGTGGCGGCATGGCGCAGGTTGTGCCGATGGAGGAAATGAACCTCCACTTCACAGGCGACTTCCATGCGATCACCTCGGCGCACTCGTTGCTGTCGGCCATGATCGACAACCACATCTACTGGGGCAACGAGCAGGAAATCGACATCCGCCGCGTTGCATGGCGTCGTGTGGTCGACATGAACGACCGCGCCCTGCGCCAGATCACGGCGTCGCTGGGTGGGGTGTCCAACGGCTTCCCGCGCGAAACCGGTTTTGACATCACCGTGGCTTCCGAGGTCATGGCGATCCTCTGCCTTGCCAACGACCTGAAGGACCTGGAAAAGCGTCTCGGCGACATCATCGTGGCCTATCGCCGCGACAAGACCCCGGTTTACTGCCGCGACATCAAGGCCGAAGGCGCGATGACCGTTCTCCTGAAGGACGCCATGCAGCCCAACCTCGTTCAGACCCTGGAAAACAACCCGGCGTTTGTACACGGTGGCCCGTTTGCGAACATCGCACATGGCTGTAACTCCGTGATCGCAACCAAGACCGCGCTCAAAGTGGCGGATTACGTTGTCACAGAAGCAGGCTTTGGGGCCGACCTCGGCGCCGAGAAGTTCATGAACATCAAATGCCGCAAGGCCGGCATCGCCCCCTCTGCGGTGGTGGTCGTTGCGACCGTGCGCGCCATGAAGATGAACGGTGGCGTGGCCAAGGCGGATCTGGGCGCGGAAAACGTCGAGGCGGTCAAGAACGGCTGTGCAAACCTCGGTCGTCACATCGAGAACGTCAAATCCTTTGGCGTGCCTGCGGTCGTGGCGATCAACCACTTCGTCACCGACACCGATGCGGAGATCAATGCGGTCAAGGAATATGTCGCCTCTCACGGCGTCGAGGCGATCCTGTCGCGCCACTGGGAGCTGGGCTCCGAGGGCTCCGCGCCGTTGGCTGAGAAGGTGGTCGAGCTTGTTGAGGGTGGCGGTGCAAACTTCGGTCCGCTCTATCCCGATGAGATGCCGCTGTTTGAGAAGATCGAAACCATCGCCAAGCGCATCTATCGCGCTGACGAGGTTCTGGCCGATGCCAAGATCCGCAACCAGCTGAAAGAGTGGGAAGAAGCGGGCTATGGCCATCTGCCGGTCTGCATGGCGAAGACCCAGTATTCGTTCTCGACCGATCCGAACCTGCGCGGTGCGCCCACCGGCCACTCGGTTCCGGTTCGCGAAGTGCGCCTCTCGGCGGGTGCGGGCTTTATCGTGGTGGTTTGCGGTGAGATCATGACCATGCCGGGTCTGCCACGCACCCCGGCGGCGGAAAGCATCTGCCTCAATGAAGAGGGCCTGATCGAAGGCTTGTTCTAA
- the ftsH gene encoding ATP-dependent zinc metalloprotease FtsH yields MGNARNIAFWVVLFLLVVTLFNLFSGSGSTLQSREKTYSEFVTAVEGGNVSTVTLDGEQVRYTTSDGQSYTTIKPGDAEVTQMLIDNNIPVRAEKQQQSTFQSFLLTLLPFLLLIGVWIYFMNRMQGGGKGGAMGFGKSKAKMLTEKHGRVTFDDVAGIDEAKEELEEIVEFLRNPQKFSRLGGKIPKGALLVGPPGTGKTLLARAIAGEAGVPFFTISGSDFVEMFVGVGASRVRDMFEQAKKNAPCIVFIDEIDAVGRHRGAGYGGGNDEREQTLNQLLVEMDGFEANEGVIILAATNRKDVLDPALLRPGRFDRNVTVGNPDIKGREKILGVHARKTPLGADVDLRIIARGTPGFSGADLANLVNEAALMAARVGRRFVTMEDFENAKDKVMMGAERRSMVLTADQKEKTAYHEAGHAVVGLKLPECDPVYKATIIPRGGALGMVVSLPEMDRLNWHKDECEQKLAMTMAGKAAEIIKYGPGHVSNGPAGDIQQASQLARAMVLRWGMSDKVGNIDYAEAHEGYSGNTAGFSVSANTKELIEEEVRRFIEEAYQRAYQILEENKDEWERLAQGLLEYETLTGEEIKRVMNGEPPQADDDADDDADTGATSVTAIPKAKSKKTPPEGDMEPEPSS; encoded by the coding sequence TTGGGCAACGCACGCAATATCGCCTTCTGGGTCGTTCTGTTTCTACTCGTTGTGACCCTGTTCAATCTGTTCAGCGGGTCCGGCAGCACACTACAGAGCCGCGAGAAGACTTATTCGGAATTCGTGACCGCTGTAGAGGGCGGAAACGTCAGCACTGTGACGCTGGACGGCGAACAGGTTCGCTACACGACTTCGGATGGCCAGAGCTACACCACGATCAAACCGGGCGACGCAGAAGTCACCCAAATGCTGATCGACAACAACATCCCCGTGCGCGCAGAAAAACAGCAGCAATCGACCTTCCAGTCCTTCCTGCTGACGCTTCTGCCGTTCCTGCTGCTGATCGGCGTCTGGATCTATTTCATGAACCGCATGCAGGGCGGGGGCAAAGGTGGCGCCATGGGCTTTGGCAAATCCAAGGCCAAGATGCTGACCGAGAAGCATGGTCGCGTGACGTTTGACGACGTTGCAGGTATCGACGAGGCGAAAGAAGAGCTCGAAGAGATCGTGGAATTCCTGCGCAACCCGCAGAAATTCTCGCGTCTCGGCGGCAAGATCCCCAAAGGCGCGCTGCTTGTAGGCCCTCCGGGTACTGGTAAGACGCTCCTTGCGCGTGCGATCGCGGGCGAGGCGGGTGTGCCGTTCTTCACCATCTCCGGTTCCGATTTTGTCGAGATGTTCGTTGGTGTGGGTGCAAGCCGAGTCCGCGATATGTTTGAACAGGCCAAGAAGAATGCGCCCTGTATCGTCTTTATCGACGAAATCGACGCCGTGGGTCGCCACCGGGGTGCCGGTTATGGCGGCGGCAATGACGAGCGCGAACAGACCCTCAACCAGCTGTTGGTTGAAATGGACGGCTTTGAGGCCAACGAGGGCGTGATCATCCTAGCGGCCACCAACCGCAAGGACGTGCTTGACCCGGCCTTGCTGCGTCCAGGCCGCTTTGACCGCAACGTGACCGTCGGAAACCCTGACATCAAAGGTCGCGAGAAGATCCTCGGCGTGCATGCCCGCAAGACCCCTCTGGGTGCGGACGTGGACCTGCGCATCATTGCGCGTGGCACCCCGGGCTTCTCCGGCGCGGATCTGGCGAACCTTGTGAACGAGGCTGCTTTGATGGCTGCGCGTGTGGGCCGCCGCTTTGTCACCATGGAAGATTTTGAAAACGCCAAGGACAAAGTCATGATGGGGGCCGAGCGCCGCTCCATGGTGCTGACCGCCGATCAGAAGGAAAAGACTGCCTATCACGAGGCAGGTCACGCTGTGGTTGGTCTGAAGCTGCCGGAATGTGATCCAGTCTACAAGGCGACGATCATCCCCCGTGGCGGCGCGCTTGGCATGGTGGTGAGCCTTCCTGAGATGGACCGTCTGAACTGGCACAAGGACGAGTGCGAGCAGAAGTTGGCGATGACCATGGCCGGTAAGGCTGCCGAGATCATCAAATATGGCCCCGGCCATGTGTCCAATGGCCCCGCCGGCGACATTCAGCAGGCGAGCCAACTGGCGCGGGCCATGGTGCTGCGCTGGGGGATGTCCGACAAGGTCGGTAACATCGACTACGCCGAAGCGCATGAGGGCTATTCCGGCAACACGGCTGGGTTCTCGGTCTCTGCCAATACCAAAGAGCTTATCGAAGAAGAGGTCCGCCGCTTCATCGAGGAGGCCTACCAACGCGCTTATCAGATCCTTGAAGAGAACAAGGATGAATGGGAGCGTCTGGCACAAGGTCTTCTGGAATATGAGACGCTGACAGGCGAAGAGATCAAGCGCGTGATGAACGGCGAGCCGCCGCAGGCGGATGATGACGCTGATGATGACGCCGACACCGGTGCCACCTCCGTCACCGCGATCCCGAAGGCAAAGTCCAAGAAAACTCCGCCCGAAGGGGATATGGAACCTGAGCCTTCTTCCTAA
- a CDS encoding prepilin peptidase: MHFPPEAALWFLPFVVPLCYVVALNDLRSMRIPNWTVDTLGLIYILLGLLVMPTWADYGWQLLHLPVGIAIGYLFYASGLVGAGDAKFAGAAAPYVAFADLKLIMIIFAITLLSGFLAHRLARHTPLRRLAPHWQSWNTGAKFPMGLCLGATLAIYLGLAAFVPV, translated from the coding sequence ATGCATTTCCCGCCCGAGGCCGCCCTGTGGTTCCTGCCCTTCGTTGTGCCGCTGTGCTATGTGGTGGCGCTGAACGATCTGCGCAGCATGCGCATTCCGAACTGGACGGTCGACACGCTTGGACTGATCTACATCCTGCTTGGCCTCCTGGTGATGCCGACATGGGCGGACTACGGCTGGCAGCTGCTGCATCTGCCTGTCGGCATCGCCATCGGATACCTGTTCTACGCCAGCGGTCTGGTCGGGGCGGGAGATGCAAAATTTGCAGGTGCCGCAGCGCCTTATGTGGCTTTTGCGGACCTGAAGCTGATCATGATCATCTTTGCGATTACGCTATTGTCGGGTTTTCTGGCCCATCGCCTTGCGCGCCACACCCCCCTGCGCCGCCTCGCACCCCATTGGCAGAGCTGGAATACGGGCGCGAAGTTTCCAATGGGATTGTGCCTTGGCGCGACCCTTGCGATCTACCTCGGTCTAGCGGCCTTTGTTCCAGTCTAG
- a CDS encoding chorismate mutase yields MTHRKPPQDCVDMTELRQAIDAIDVELVKLLRARVDYIDRAVTLKQANGWPARIQSRVEEVVSNACQTADEEGLDTELVERIWRDMVDWSISREAREIPEI; encoded by the coding sequence ATGACCCACCGCAAACCGCCGCAAGACTGTGTAGATATGACCGAGCTGCGTCAGGCGATCGACGCCATCGACGTGGAGCTGGTAAAGCTGCTTCGGGCACGCGTTGACTACATCGACCGTGCCGTAACCCTGAAACAGGCAAACGGATGGCCCGCGCGCATCCAGTCCCGGGTTGAAGAGGTGGTTTCCAATGCGTGTCAGACCGCCGATGAGGAAGGTCTCGATACGGAACTGGTGGAGCGCATCTGGCGCGATATGGTGGATTGGTCGATTTCGCGGGAAGCGCGTGAAATCCCCGAGATTTGA
- the folD gene encoding bifunctional methylenetetrahydrofolate dehydrogenase/methenyltetrahydrofolate cyclohydrolase FolD: MAAEIIDGKAFAAKVRGQVTEHVTRLKEEHGITPGLAVVLVGEDPASQVYVRSKGKQTVEVGMNSYEHKLDADTSEADLLALIDQLNKDSEVHGILVQLPLPKHLDEDLVINSIAPEKDVDGFHISNVGLLGTGQKSMVPCTPLGCLMMLRDYHGSLSGLDAVVIGRSNIVGKPMAQLLLGDSCTVTIAHSRTKDLPEVVRRADIVVAAVGRPEMVPGDWIKEGATVIDVGINRIDAPEKGEGKTRLVGDVHYESAAARAGAITPVPGGVGPMTIACLLANTVTACCRANNLSEPEGLTA; this comes from the coding sequence ATGGCAGCAGAAATCATTGACGGGAAGGCCTTTGCGGCCAAGGTCCGCGGTCAGGTGACCGAGCATGTGACCCGCCTGAAAGAAGAACACGGCATCACTCCGGGGCTGGCGGTTGTGCTGGTCGGTGAAGATCCGGCCTCTCAGGTCTATGTGCGCTCCAAGGGCAAGCAGACCGTTGAGGTGGGCATGAACTCCTACGAGCATAAGCTCGACGCTGACACCTCCGAAGCGGATCTCCTGGCGCTGATTGACCAGCTCAACAAGGACTCCGAAGTGCATGGGATTCTGGTGCAGCTGCCTCTGCCCAAGCATCTCGACGAGGATCTGGTGATCAACTCCATCGCGCCGGAAAAAGATGTCGATGGCTTTCATATCTCCAATGTGGGCCTGCTTGGGACGGGACAAAAATCCATGGTCCCCTGTACGCCGCTTGGTTGTCTGATGATGTTGCGCGACTATCATGGCTCGCTGTCTGGTCTCGATGCCGTGGTGATTGGCCGCTCCAACATCGTGGGCAAGCCGATGGCTCAGCTCTTGCTGGGGGACAGCTGCACGGTGACGATTGCGCATTCGCGGACCAAGGATCTGCCCGAGGTGGTGCGCCGCGCCGACATCGTGGTGGCGGCGGTGGGCCGTCCCGAGATGGTTCCGGGTGACTGGATCAAGGAAGGTGCAACCGTTATCGACGTTGGCATCAACCGCATCGACGCTCCTGAGAAGGGCGAGGGCAAGACTCGTCTGGTGGGGGATGTCCACTATGAGAGCGCAGCGGCGCGCGCCGGGGCGATTACACCGGTGCCCGGCGGGGTTGGTCCGATGACGATTGCCTGTCTTTTGGCGAATACGGTCACGGCCTGCTGTCGTGCGAACAATCTCTCCGAGCCCGAAGGCCTGACGGCCTGA